A part of Microaerobacter geothermalis genomic DNA contains:
- a CDS encoding DUF6154 family protein has translation MKFLDDLYQLYKNQLTGDEEDAVAIVVGILQEQDREHLLKIIHEMNEEEIFQMLSLYMLELMKIKLAKEGIGGSPNSKGYSNRVH, from the coding sequence GTGAAGTTTTTGGATGATTTATATCAATTGTATAAAAATCAGTTGACTGGAGATGAGGAAGATGCTGTAGCGATAGTGGTCGGGATTCTACAAGAACAGGATCGGGAACATCTGCTTAAAATTATTCATGAAATGAATGAGGAGGAAATCTTCCAAATGCTATCTTTATATATGTTGGAGTTGATGAAAATCAAGCTGGCAAAGGAAGGGATTGGAGGTTCCCCCAATTCTAAGGGATATTCCAATAGGGTTCACTAA
- a CDS encoding cysteine desulfurase, whose amino-acid sequence MNEHEIRKSFPILHQEVNGHPLVYLDNAATSQKPIQVIEAIENYYKKNNSNVHRGVHTLGNRATEAYEGAREKVASFINAGSSHEIVFTRGTTTALNLVAQSYARAFLKEGDEIVITPAEHHSNLIPWQQAAKATGATLKYIPLQEDGTVSLENVRKTITHRTKLVSIAYVSNVLGTINPIKEIAHIAHGHGAILVVDGAQSTPHLKVDVQELDCDFYAFSGHKMLGPTGIGALYGKRKWLEKMEPVEFGGEMIDFVDLYDSTWKEIPWKFEGGTPIIAGAVGLGAAIDFLQEIGMNEIAAHERKLVQYAFEKLEGIDGITIYGPRKGRSGVITFNLDHVHPHDVATVLDAEGVAVRAGHHCCQPLMKWLNVTATARASMYLYNTEEDIDRFINALIKTKEYFSHVLG is encoded by the coding sequence ATGAATGAACACGAGATTCGAAAATCATTTCCCATCCTTCATCAGGAAGTAAACGGACATCCCTTAGTTTACCTGGATAATGCTGCTACTTCTCAAAAGCCAATCCAGGTGATTGAGGCCATCGAAAATTACTACAAAAAAAATAATTCCAATGTCCATCGCGGTGTCCATACTTTGGGCAACCGGGCCACAGAAGCCTATGAGGGAGCCCGAGAAAAAGTGGCTTCTTTTATCAATGCTGGTTCATCACATGAGATTGTTTTCACAAGGGGAACAACAACTGCATTAAATTTGGTGGCTCAATCCTATGCGAGGGCTTTTCTAAAAGAGGGAGACGAAATCGTCATCACTCCTGCGGAGCACCACAGTAATCTAATTCCGTGGCAACAGGCGGCAAAAGCCACCGGAGCTACGTTGAAATATATTCCCCTTCAGGAAGATGGAACGGTATCCCTTGAAAATGTGAGGAAAACGATCACCCATCGCACGAAACTGGTTTCCATCGCCTATGTTTCCAATGTTTTGGGAACCATCAACCCTATTAAGGAAATTGCCCATATTGCCCATGGGCATGGAGCGATCCTTGTTGTTGACGGGGCTCAATCTACCCCCCATCTAAAGGTGGATGTTCAGGAACTGGATTGTGATTTCTACGCCTTTTCCGGACATAAAATGCTTGGCCCTACAGGAATTGGTGCTTTATATGGGAAAAGAAAATGGTTGGAAAAAATGGAACCCGTTGAATTTGGCGGTGAAATGATTGATTTCGTCGATCTGTATGACTCCACATGGAAGGAGATTCCTTGGAAGTTTGAAGGAGGGACTCCCATTATTGCGGGGGCCGTTGGTCTTGGTGCAGCCATTGATTTTCTTCAGGAGATCGGAATGAATGAAATTGCTGCCCATGAAAGGAAGCTTGTCCAATATGCCTTTGAGAAATTGGAGGGGATTGACGGAATCACCATCTATGGTCCGAGAAAAGGACGTAGCGGAGTGATTACCTTTAATTTGGATCACGTACATCCTCACGATGTAGCCACCGTATTGGATGCTGAAGGGGTTGCGGTACGGGCAGGACATCATTGTTGCCAACCTTTGATGAAGTGGTTAAATGTAACGGCAACTGCCCGGGCAAGCATGTATTTATATAACACAGAAGAAGATATTGACCGATTCATAAATGCACTGATAAAGACAAAGGAGTATTTTAGCCATGTCCTTGGATGA
- a CDS encoding undecaprenyl-diphosphate phosphatase, whose amino-acid sequence MNEWLFAIFIGVLQGLTEWWPISSSAHLVLFEKMFNFEQADLTFELMLHFGSLLAVLIFFWKDISSIVIQFFRYIMKRNKQDQIGFLFGLYIIISTFITFVGYVVFDDLLNQIKNSLLVIALAFFATGIFLWIIQRYATGRKTIERLTFWDSIGMGIAQTIALIPGISRSGSTLVAALWLGMEKPLAIRYSFIMAIPIIAGGAILTTVDLLQSGVKGSLTEGPYLLAILSSFFSAILGIKWLMGILERVKLHYFSYYTWMLSLIIIIYLILNG is encoded by the coding sequence ATGAATGAGTGGCTATTTGCAATTTTTATCGGTGTCCTTCAAGGCTTGACAGAATGGTGGCCGATCAGTTCTTCGGCACACCTTGTTCTGTTTGAGAAAATGTTTAATTTTGAACAGGCTGATTTAACATTCGAGTTAATGCTTCATTTTGGTTCTTTGTTAGCGGTGCTGATCTTCTTTTGGAAGGATATTTCATCCATCGTAATTCAATTCTTTCGATATATCATGAAGCGGAACAAACAGGATCAAATTGGATTTTTATTTGGTCTTTATATCATCATAAGCACATTTATTACCTTTGTCGGTTATGTTGTTTTTGATGATCTATTAAATCAAATAAAAAATTCCCTGTTGGTTATTGCCTTGGCTTTTTTTGCAACCGGTATATTTCTTTGGATCATCCAGAGATATGCAACCGGCAGGAAAACCATTGAGAGACTAACTTTTTGGGACAGCATCGGGATGGGAATTGCCCAAACCATAGCTTTGATCCCGGGCATCTCACGGTCAGGATCAACCTTGGTTGCCGCATTATGGTTGGGAATGGAAAAACCACTAGCTATTCGTTATTCCTTTATCATGGCCATTCCGATTATTGCAGGTGGTGCCATCCTAACGACGGTTGATCTGTTGCAGTCAGGTGTGAAAGGAAGCTTGACTGAAGGGCCCTATCTGCTTGCCATCCTCTCATCCTTTTTTTCAGCGATTTTAGGGATTAAATGGCTGATGGGAATTCTGGAAAGAGTCAAACTTCATTATTTCTCATATTACACCTGGATGCTTTCGCTAATCATCATCATTTATCTGATTTTGAATGGATAA
- the yunB gene encoding sporulation protein YunB, with amino-acid sequence MARFGKRKKGPLSGKNVLFISLVIIVVISTQGFLYVEKNLQPTLMAIAKTKVKQYATKAINDAISKKIAMGTDFKELIEFRYDGNGKIVAAIYNYKEIARLQGETTARVQGVLDDLGKEIQPIPLGQALNSNILAQLGPEVPITLVPIGYAQVNVNIKTENAGINMVLWTVYVIIEAEVSVVIPFISEPATVSTQVPISYALVVGEVPQVYYDGNGNVTGTTGTSGTTGTQNIAPPPSIVIPTN; translated from the coding sequence ATGGCCAGATTTGGAAAGAGGAAGAAGGGACCCTTATCCGGCAAGAATGTTTTATTTATTTCTTTGGTTATTATCGTTGTAATTTCAACCCAGGGATTTTTATATGTGGAGAAAAATCTGCAGCCCACCTTAATGGCCATTGCTAAAACAAAGGTAAAACAGTATGCGACCAAAGCCATAAATGATGCCATTAGCAAAAAAATAGCCATGGGAACCGATTTTAAGGAATTGATTGAATTTCGCTATGATGGAAATGGAAAAATTGTAGCGGCTATTTACAATTATAAAGAAATTGCCAGACTACAGGGGGAGACGACGGCAAGGGTACAAGGAGTTCTTGATGACTTAGGCAAGGAAATTCAGCCGATCCCTTTAGGCCAGGCATTAAACAGCAATATTTTGGCACAGTTGGGTCCTGAGGTTCCGATTACATTGGTTCCTATCGGATATGCCCAAGTCAATGTAAATATTAAAACAGAAAACGCCGGGATTAACATGGTATTATGGACAGTCTATGTCATCATTGAAGCAGAAGTGTCTGTTGTGATCCCATTTATTTCGGAACCGGCAACGGTTAGTACCCAGGTTCCCATTTCCTATGCGCTGGTGGTTGGAGAAGTCCCCCAAGTTTATTATGACGGTAATGGAAATGTGACTGGAACGACAGGAACTTCGGGAACGACAGGGACACAAAATATTGCTCCTCCCCCGAGTATCGTAATCCCAACTAATTAA
- the sufU gene encoding Fe-S cluster assembly sulfur transfer protein SufU, with protein sequence MSLDDLYRRVIMDHYQKPRNRGTIEDGAVTVNLNNPTCGDRIQLQMRIEDEKIAEAKFVGEGCSISMASASMMTEAVRGLSLDDAMKMAELFSLMMQGKDIDPESYGLDIGDIEALQGVSKFPARIKCATLAWKAMEKGCGECKLKSE encoded by the coding sequence ATGTCCTTGGATGACTTATACCGTCGTGTGATCATGGATCATTATCAAAAACCGAGAAATCGTGGGACCATCGAAGATGGAGCGGTCACGGTGAACTTAAATAATCCAACCTGCGGAGACCGTATCCAACTGCAAATGCGCATAGAAGATGAAAAAATTGCTGAGGCAAAATTTGTGGGAGAGGGTTGTTCCATCAGTATGGCTTCCGCTTCAATGATGACCGAGGCGGTCAGGGGATTATCCTTGGATGATGCCATGAAAATGGCAGAGTTATTTTCTCTGATGATGCAAGGGAAAGATATTGATCCTGAAAGTTATGGTCTAGATATTGGCGATATCGAAGCTTTGCAAGGTGTTTCTAAATTTCCCGCAAGAATTAAATGCGCTACCCTTGCGTGGAAAGCCATGGAAAAGGGTTGTGGTGAGTGCAAACTAAAATCTGAGTAA
- a CDS encoding ABC transporter ATP-binding protein translates to MNEPILRIKNLHTYFFSDRDVIPAVDGVDLYVKKSEILGIVGESGCGKSVTSLSIMRLVPQPPGKIVNGKILFNGENLLDVSEKRMRQIRGNDIAMIFQEPMTSLNPVYTIGDQIDEAIMLHKNVSRKEAREHTFDMLKKVGIPRIEQTVREYPHQLSGGMRQRVMIAMAMSCQPQLLIADEPTTALDVTIQAQILDLMKKLNQESGTSIMLITHDLGVVAEICDRVVVMYSGKVIEEGDVPTIFQHPRHPYTIGLLESVPKIAKKQKRLFSIPGNVPIPGSIKRGCRFAPRCDKAMEQCFEEMPELMMLQPDHLCRCWLYQDKKEAGGIASGFVGN, encoded by the coding sequence ATGAATGAGCCGATCCTCAGAATTAAAAATTTGCACACCTATTTTTTTTCTGATCGTGATGTAATTCCTGCGGTCGACGGAGTTGATCTGTATGTAAAAAAGAGTGAAATTCTTGGAATCGTTGGGGAATCTGGCTGTGGAAAGAGCGTTACATCCCTGTCGATTATGAGACTGGTTCCCCAGCCGCCAGGAAAGATAGTAAATGGGAAAATCCTTTTTAATGGAGAGAATTTGTTAGACGTTTCTGAGAAGCGAATGAGACAAATTCGTGGAAATGATATTGCCATGATTTTTCAGGAGCCGATGACATCCTTAAATCCTGTGTATACCATTGGGGATCAAATTGATGAGGCGATTATGCTCCACAAAAATGTAAGCAGAAAAGAGGCCAGGGAACATACCTTTGATATGCTTAAAAAGGTAGGTATTCCAAGAATCGAACAAACGGTCCGTGAATATCCCCATCAGTTATCCGGAGGTATGAGACAACGGGTCATGATTGCCATGGCGATGTCTTGTCAACCGCAATTGTTAATTGCAGATGAGCCGACAACAGCCCTGGATGTAACCATTCAGGCTCAAATCTTGGATTTAATGAAAAAACTGAATCAAGAGTCGGGAACATCCATTATGTTAATTACCCATGATCTTGGAGTCGTCGCTGAAATATGTGATCGCGTAGTGGTAATGTATTCAGGGAAAGTGATTGAAGAAGGGGATGTGCCAACCATATTTCAACATCCGCGGCATCCCTATACCATTGGATTGCTGGAATCAGTTCCAAAAATCGCAAAAAAACAGAAAAGGCTATTCTCCATTCCAGGCAATGTTCCCATTCCTGGGTCTATTAAAAGGGGCTGCCGATTTGCTCCCCGATGTGATAAAGCCATGGAACAATGCTTTGAAGAAATGCCAGAATTAATGATGTTGCAGCCAGATCATCTCTGTCGATGTTGGTTATATCAGGACAAGAAGGAGGCAGGGGGTATTGCATCAGGATTTGTTGGAAATTAA
- a CDS encoding FAD-dependent thymidylate synthase, which produces MFDVKLIRYSDPDRKYLAHAAAVYLGKPDIDNIKRPLNIMKKGDTLAIFRGESARFEFKTSKVVYDHLITYTTQNMRACGGLRANEATVFVPPVEDDDPIYTQIGEKHLDNYRNLIHGIDPQSNDPIKKKKLQAARSVAPVSVQLHYIFEFNFCTLIEAIFPQRIWTPGAQLDTKQVVQKMFELVREQDPELWDLVYELYGPEAQGWKKARQKLKKENPELYHEIMDKYGKMTSMWES; this is translated from the coding sequence ATGTTTGATGTTAAACTGATCCGTTATTCTGATCCAGACAGAAAGTATTTAGCCCACGCAGCAGCTGTTTATTTGGGAAAACCGGATATTGATAATATTAAAAGGCCCTTAAATATTATGAAAAAAGGAGATACCTTGGCAATATTCAGAGGTGAGAGTGCCAGATTTGAATTCAAAACATCAAAAGTTGTCTATGACCACCTGATTACATATACCACCCAAAACATGAGAGCATGCGGAGGACTTCGGGCAAATGAGGCTACTGTCTTTGTGCCTCCTGTTGAAGATGATGATCCCATTTATACACAAATTGGTGAAAAGCATTTAGATAATTACCGGAACCTTATCCACGGGATAGATCCGCAAAGCAATGATCCCATCAAGAAAAAAAAATTACAGGCAGCCCGTTCTGTAGCCCCTGTATCTGTGCAGCTTCATTATATTTTTGAATTTAATTTTTGCACCCTTATCGAAGCCATATTTCCGCAACGGATTTGGACACCTGGCGCCCAATTGGATACGAAACAAGTGGTACAAAAAATGTTTGAGTTAGTACGTGAACAAGACCCCGAATTATGGGATCTCGTTTATGAGTTATATGGACCAGAAGCTCAAGGTTGGAAAAAAGCAAGACAAAAGCTAAAAAAAGAAAATCCCGAGTTATATCATGAAATTATGGATAAATATGGCAAAATGACCTCTATGTGGGAATCATAA
- a CDS encoding bifunctional metallophosphatase/5'-nucleotidase, with amino-acid sequence MNKVHILHTNDIHSHFSQMPYISSCIHELKRDLEEKGETVLVLDLGDHTDRMSLLTEGTWGKTNIEVMNLTGYQFVTIGNNEGLTFPKEKLEKLYAHANFKVICSNFFHLDSKRAPDWMVPSHMVRIGDLSIGLLGVTAPYQSFYHLLGWDVLSPLEIIADQVRQLKNQADILILMSHLGFQRDLDIARRFPEIRLIIGSHTHHTLPEGIREGNCLIAQAGKFGEYVGHITIEQTEEGFHYSASLHEVSTMLPDPRILDFLRLSTEQVEEEMGERVAVLDEDLPVYWDKESPLGNVLAQGLRNYAQGEISMVNSGVLLEELPRGEISRKKLLQMCPHPINPCRLKLTGEQILTILEESLLQRNIQREIRGFGFRGKVLGWMCVDGLYIHYDPQRPEGEKVIQAEVNGEILQPNQMYTVATIDMFTFGAIFPAFTEAVEVEYLLPEFIRDVLLKELNRYQSLSRFREPRWISI; translated from the coding sequence ATGAATAAGGTACATATTCTCCATACGAATGATATTCATAGCCATTTCTCACAAATGCCCTACATTTCTTCCTGCATTCATGAGTTAAAAAGGGATTTAGAAGAAAAAGGAGAAACGGTCCTCGTTCTGGACCTTGGTGACCATACGGATCGCATGAGTCTGTTAACAGAAGGAACCTGGGGAAAAACGAATATTGAAGTGATGAATTTAACTGGTTATCAGTTTGTTACCATTGGAAATAATGAGGGACTTACCTTTCCTAAAGAAAAGCTGGAGAAACTCTACGCACATGCAAATTTTAAAGTGATTTGCAGTAATTTTTTTCATCTTGATTCCAAGCGTGCTCCCGATTGGATGGTTCCATCCCATATGGTCAGGATTGGTGATTTATCCATTGGATTGTTGGGTGTAACTGCCCCGTATCAAAGTTTTTACCATTTACTTGGATGGGATGTTTTGTCTCCATTAGAAATCATTGCGGATCAAGTGAGGCAACTGAAGAATCAAGCGGATATATTAATCTTGATGTCTCACCTTGGTTTCCAACGGGATTTGGATATCGCCAGACGCTTCCCTGAAATCCGATTGATAATAGGCTCTCATACCCATCATACGTTACCGGAAGGAATTAGAGAGGGAAATTGTCTGATTGCTCAAGCGGGGAAATTCGGAGAATATGTGGGTCACATTACCATTGAACAAACAGAAGAAGGTTTTCATTATTCCGCCTCACTGCATGAAGTTTCAACCATGTTACCTGACCCAAGGATATTAGATTTTTTGCGTCTATCCACTGAACAGGTGGAAGAAGAGATGGGGGAAAGGGTGGCGGTTCTAGATGAAGATCTCCCTGTTTACTGGGATAAAGAATCACCATTGGGAAATGTTTTGGCACAAGGATTGAGGAACTACGCACAGGGAGAAATCAGTATGGTTAATTCGGGGGTGCTGCTTGAGGAGTTGCCAAGGGGAGAGATCTCACGGAAGAAGCTTCTTCAAATGTGTCCTCATCCCATCAATCCATGCCGGTTAAAGTTGACCGGCGAGCAAATCCTTACTATACTAGAGGAATCCCTGTTACAAAGGAATATTCAAAGGGAAATCAGAGGATTTGGATTCAGAGGGAAAGTGTTAGGCTGGATGTGTGTGGATGGATTGTATATTCACTATGATCCACAACGTCCGGAAGGGGAAAAGGTTATACAGGCAGAAGTGAATGGCGAAATTTTGCAGCCGAATCAAATGTACACGGTGGCAACTATTGACATGTTTACCTTTGGAGCCATTTTTCCTGCTTTTACTGAAGCTGTTGAGGTGGAATACTTGCTGCCTGAATTTATAAGAGACGTATTACTGAAAGAATTAAACCGTTATCAATCATTATCGCGGTTTAGGGAACCCCGCTGGATTTCAATATAA
- a CDS encoding Mov34/MPN/PAD-1 family protein → MRLGNPFQHSPLIILHQEVYQQILTSASVGYPHEFCAILGGEKAEITRLYPLKNIAAEPERFFKWSPQEFIQQWKRIMQDQLEWVGVIHSHPHGKPYPSHADHLNWHYPQLSYWILSFPQKAEPKLLLFQWSKNGFVQQNYTIQE, encoded by the coding sequence TTGAGATTAGGAAACCCATTCCAACATTCTCCACTCATAATCTTACATCAGGAAGTTTATCAGCAAATTCTAACCTCGGCCAGTGTAGGATACCCCCATGAGTTTTGTGCGATTTTGGGCGGTGAAAAAGCTGAAATCACCCGTCTTTATCCCTTAAAAAATATAGCGGCTGAGCCGGAACGATTCTTTAAGTGGTCGCCGCAAGAATTCATTCAACAATGGAAGAGAATCATGCAGGATCAATTGGAATGGGTGGGTGTCATTCATTCCCATCCCCATGGCAAACCATATCCATCACATGCCGATCATCTAAATTGGCACTATCCACAGCTTAGCTATTGGATTCTTTCTTTCCCACAAAAAGCAGAACCAAAACTTCTTTTATTCCAATGGAGCAAAAACGGGTTTGTTCAACAGAACTATACGATACAAGAATAA
- a CDS encoding sulfite exporter TauE/SafE family protein: MEWIFIAFLGVFAGTIGSLVGLGGGVFIVPTLLFLTEMTSGKISISPQEAVGISLFVIIVTALSSTISYKKQNRVDFQSGLLFFLASGPGAIVGAYITGLLDVKSFNILFGLLLLLLFFIMMKRDGFKKREMKWSVVKEYMGQDGIPYKYGYRRRVALLISFFVGMISSMFGIGGGSLMVPAMVVLFSFPPHVATATSMFIILLSALVGSLTHLLIGSINWMYAGILAPGAWIGGRLGAYLSGKFSAKGLVISLQIILIVLAAKMIWSGL; the protein is encoded by the coding sequence ATGGAATGGATATTTATCGCTTTTTTAGGAGTATTTGCAGGTACGATTGGAAGTCTTGTTGGGTTGGGCGGCGGAGTCTTTATCGTTCCCACCTTATTGTTTTTGACAGAAATGACATCTGGAAAGATTTCCATTTCTCCACAGGAAGCAGTGGGTATATCCCTCTTCGTCATTATTGTTACTGCACTATCATCTACGATTTCTTATAAAAAGCAAAACCGGGTAGACTTTCAGAGTGGGCTTTTATTCTTTTTGGCCAGTGGTCCCGGTGCCATTGTCGGTGCCTATATTACAGGGCTTCTGGACGTGAAAAGCTTCAATATTCTGTTTGGATTACTCCTTCTGTTGCTGTTTTTCATCATGATGAAGAGAGATGGATTTAAAAAGAGGGAAATGAAGTGGAGTGTTGTGAAGGAATACATGGGTCAGGATGGAATACCCTATAAATATGGATATCGCAGAAGAGTTGCTCTCCTGATTTCCTTCTTTGTTGGGATGATCTCAAGCATGTTTGGAATTGGCGGGGGATCTTTAATGGTTCCGGCAATGGTAGTCTTATTCTCTTTCCCCCCCCATGTAGCCACAGCCACCTCCATGTTTATTATATTGTTGTCAGCACTGGTAGGAAGCCTCACCCATTTGCTGATAGGCAGTATAAACTGGATGTACGCCGGAATTCTTGCTCCGGGCGCATGGATAGGCGGAAGATTGGGAGCCTATTTATCTGGTAAGTTTTCCGCCAAAGGATTAGTCATATCATTGCAGATTATCTTAATCGTTTTGGCGGCTAAAATGATTTGGAGCGGATTGTAA
- a CDS encoding ABC transporter ATP-binding protein: MHQDLLEIKKLKKYFPIRGGIFGKEISQVKAVNEVSFTVKQGETLGLVGESGCGKSTMGRTILRLIEPTDGQILFDGIEITSLNKEKMRRIRRDMQMVFQDPFASLNPRHTVERILEEPLIVHGLGMTSKERKKRVHELLEVVGLNRDHAKRYPHQFSGGQRQRIGIARALAVNPKLIIADEPVSALDVSIQSQVLNLMEDLQKEFHLTYIFIAHDLSVVHHISDRVGVMYLGKLVELADKYELYQSPKHPYTRALLSAVPSINPEERKERIILQGDVPSPANPPSGCMFHTRCPECMEICKREIPEYRDIGGSHYVACHLYK; encoded by the coding sequence TTGCATCAGGATTTGTTGGAAATTAAAAAACTTAAAAAATATTTCCCTATCAGAGGGGGGATTTTTGGAAAAGAAATTTCACAGGTGAAAGCAGTCAATGAGGTTTCTTTTACAGTAAAACAAGGAGAAACTCTGGGGTTGGTGGGGGAAAGCGGCTGCGGAAAATCTACCATGGGCCGTACCATTTTGCGACTGATAGAACCAACAGATGGTCAAATCTTATTTGATGGAATAGAAATCACCTCTTTAAATAAAGAGAAAATGAGAAGGATACGAAGGGATATGCAGATGGTTTTTCAGGACCCATTCGCCTCTTTAAATCCCCGGCATACCGTGGAGAGAATTTTGGAGGAGCCTTTGATTGTTCATGGATTGGGCATGACTTCAAAGGAGCGGAAAAAACGGGTGCATGAACTTTTGGAGGTCGTTGGATTAAATCGTGATCATGCCAAGCGTTATCCCCATCAATTTAGCGGGGGACAACGGCAGCGAATAGGTATCGCCCGTGCTTTAGCTGTCAATCCAAAGTTAATTATTGCTGATGAACCTGTTTCAGCATTGGATGTGTCTATACAGTCCCAAGTCCTTAATTTGATGGAAGATTTGCAAAAGGAGTTTCATTTAACCTATATCTTTATCGCCCATGATTTAAGTGTCGTACATCATATCAGCGACCGAGTCGGGGTGATGTATTTAGGAAAACTGGTTGAGCTGGCGGATAAATATGAGCTGTACCAATCTCCTAAACACCCTTATACCAGGGCCTTATTATCTGCAGTTCCCTCTATCAATCCGGAAGAGAGAAAGGAAAGAATTATCCTGCAGGGTGATGTGCCAAGTCCGGCAAATCCGCCTTCAGGATGTATGTTTCATACAAGATGTCCTGAATGTATGGAGATATGCAAGAGAGAAATTCCCGAGTATCGCGATATAGGTGGAAGTCATTATGTAGCCTGCCACTTGTATAAATAA
- the sufB gene encoding Fe-S cluster assembly protein SufB has translation MAGKAPELQEYQYGFHDPDISIFRTKRGLSREIVEEISRIKGEPQWMLDFRLKSLELFFQKQMPDWGGNLSGLDFDSITYYVKPSEKQGRSWDEVPSEIKQTFDKLGIPEAEQKYLAGVSAQYESEVVYHNMQKELEEQGVIFCDTDTAVREYPELVKEYFGTVVPPADNKFAALNSAVWSGGSFIYVPKGVKCEVPLQAYFRINSENMGQFERTLIIADEDSFVHYVEGCTAPIYTTDSLHSAVVEIIVKDRARCRYTTIQNWSNNVYNLVTKRAVAYSDATMEWVDGNIGSKLTMKYPAVIMKGPRAKANVLSIAVAGKGQHQDAGAKVVHLAPDCTSTIVSKSISKDGGKTTYRGLANFGRKSEGSKANIKCDTLILDKESTSDTIPYNEVLNDNITLEHEATVSKVSEDQLFYLMSRGLSEEEATQMIVMGFIEPFTKELPMEYAVEMNRLIKFEMEGSIG, from the coding sequence ATGGCTGGAAAAGCACCGGAGTTACAAGAATATCAATACGGGTTTCATGATCCTGATATTTCTATATTTCGAACAAAAAGGGGTCTCTCTAGGGAGATTGTAGAAGAAATATCTCGTATTAAAGGTGAACCCCAGTGGATGTTGGATTTTCGTTTAAAATCTTTGGAACTATTTTTCCAAAAGCAGATGCCAGATTGGGGAGGAAACTTGTCTGGGCTTGATTTTGACAGTATCACTTATTATGTAAAGCCCTCTGAGAAACAAGGGCGCAGCTGGGATGAAGTGCCTTCTGAAATTAAACAAACCTTTGATAAATTAGGAATTCCCGAGGCAGAACAAAAATATCTGGCGGGAGTATCTGCCCAGTATGAATCGGAAGTGGTCTATCATAATATGCAGAAGGAGTTGGAAGAACAGGGGGTTATTTTCTGTGATACCGATACCGCAGTCCGGGAATATCCTGAACTGGTGAAGGAATATTTCGGAACGGTTGTTCCTCCTGCAGATAACAAATTTGCCGCTTTAAATAGTGCGGTATGGTCTGGTGGAAGCTTCATTTATGTTCCCAAGGGTGTAAAGTGTGAGGTTCCGCTGCAGGCGTATTTCCGTATTAACTCTGAAAACATGGGGCAGTTTGAAAGAACCTTGATTATTGCCGATGAAGACAGTTTTGTTCACTATGTGGAAGGGTGTACCGCACCGATTTATACCACGGATTCCCTTCACAGTGCAGTGGTGGAAATTATCGTCAAGGATCGTGCACGCTGTCGGTATACCACCATCCAAAACTGGTCCAATAACGTTTATAATTTGGTGACTAAGAGGGCCGTCGCTTATTCAGATGCCACCATGGAATGGGTGGATGGGAATATAGGAAGCAAATTAACCATGAAGTATCCTGCCGTCATCATGAAGGGGCCGAGGGCGAAGGCCAATGTATTGTCCATTGCAGTGGCTGGTAAAGGACAGCATCAGGATGCGGGAGCAAAGGTGGTTCATTTGGCTCCTGATTGCACATCTACCATTGTTTCCAAATCCATCAGTAAAGATGGAGGGAAAACCACTTATCGCGGTCTAGCCAATTTTGGAAGGAAGTCAGAGGGTTCCAAAGCCAATATCAAGTGTGATACCTTAATCCTTGATAAGGAATCCACGTCAGATACTATTCCCTATAATGAGGTGTTAAATGACAACATTACTTTAGAACATGAGGCAACGGTTTCTAAGGTAAGTGAGGATCAGCTTTTCTATTTGATGAGCCGCGGCTTATCGGAAGAAGAAGCTACTCAGATGATTGTCATGGGCTTTATCGAACCATTTACTAAAGAGCTTCCGATGGAATATGCCGTAGAAATGAATCGTTTGATTAAGTTCGAGATGGAAGGCTCCATTGGGTAA